A window of Mucilaginibacter paludis DSM 18603 contains these coding sequences:
- a CDS encoding efflux RND transporter periplasmic adaptor subunit — protein sequence MYQESIKKYYKPMLLIGLLAMVCAAIIFKLRNNQEAVQNDIKQELKPIGFAAQATLVKETNFSDAFTYRGTVEAAKMITLTAETDGKVTYSTIEKGLAVTKGSILVKVDPSTRSSGYQISEDTYNKAKADYNKLKELQESGNASGMEVENARLQMQNAASQLNISKKQVGKTSILAPETGTLIDKKINRGEYVTPGTTLGTMACLNEVLVNVFVQENEVAHLKKGNAAIVRADAYPNLTFTGKVSAIIPVASAAKTFPVEIRIVNNKVSRLLAGMNVSVTFDGEKQSTALVIPRTALTSYKKQSAVYLVHHSSGTVLTPIVLGKEYDTYLSVSRGLKAGDTVMTSGLLNVEPGKKLQSLTIKN from the coding sequence ATGTACCAGGAATCCATAAAAAAATACTATAAACCAATGCTCCTTATAGGTTTGTTGGCCATGGTGTGTGCGGCCATCATATTTAAGCTCCGCAATAATCAAGAAGCGGTTCAAAATGACATCAAACAGGAGTTGAAGCCGATTGGATTTGCCGCCCAGGCCACTTTAGTTAAAGAAACAAATTTTTCAGATGCCTTTACTTACAGGGGAACTGTTGAAGCCGCGAAAATGATCACGCTAACAGCAGAGACAGACGGCAAAGTGACCTATTCCACTATCGAAAAGGGGCTTGCCGTTACTAAAGGTTCCATATTGGTTAAGGTAGATCCCTCAACCCGTTCTTCGGGCTATCAAATCAGCGAAGATACCTACAACAAAGCTAAAGCCGACTATAATAAGTTGAAGGAACTCCAGGAATCAGGAAATGCGTCGGGGATGGAAGTAGAAAATGCCAGGCTGCAGATGCAGAATGCCGCGTCGCAACTCAACATCAGTAAAAAGCAAGTCGGCAAAACATCGATACTGGCTCCTGAAACCGGAACGCTGATCGATAAGAAAATAAACCGGGGCGAATATGTTACGCCCGGCACCACGCTGGGTACAATGGCCTGTTTGAATGAGGTGCTCGTCAATGTTTTTGTCCAGGAAAATGAAGTTGCTCATCTAAAAAAAGGCAATGCCGCAATTGTGCGGGCAGATGCTTACCCCAACCTCACTTTTACAGGTAAGGTATCAGCTATCATCCCGGTAGCATCCGCCGCTAAAACATTCCCTGTGGAGATCAGGATTGTTAATAACAAGGTCAGCAGGCTTTTAGCGGGTATGAATGTTTCCGTGACCTTTGATGGAGAAAAACAGTCGACAGCATTGGTGATACCCCGTACTGCCTTAACCTCCTATAAAAAACAATCGGCAGTCTATTTAGTACATCACTCAAGCGGTACTGTACTTACACCCATTGTACTGGGAAAGGAGTACGACACTTACCTGTCGGTATCCCGCGGCCTGAAAGCCGGAGATACGGTGATGACATCCGGCCTGCTTAATGTAGAGCCCGGCAAGAAACTACAAAGTCTTACCATCAAAAATTAG
- a CDS encoding helix-turn-helix transcriptional regulator produces the protein MPVNRNALIRYRTIDQCLQNRRRKWTLDDLIAACGDAIYEYQGIDTGVSRRTVQADIEMMRSNKLGYEAPIVVVDKKYYTYSDKNYSITNSPLNQQDMQVLSEVSGLLKQFKGFNHFTDLNEMVSKLEDKIYSQKTQSSPVIDFEKNDNLKGLEWIEVIRKAIVAKKAICITYQSFKAREASTFCFSGYLLKEYRNRWFVLGMQHKRNAHIMTLALDRIQAVEVDEEPYRENRTLDLATYYNDCLGVTKSPGQRDCEVVFWVDAANAPYVITKPLHHTQKVLSEDETGKIFSIKVILNFELERELLGFGAKMRVLGPRILVKQIKAQLVKTLANYENNQE, from the coding sequence ATGCCAGTTAACCGCAATGCCCTTATCCGCTACCGCACCATTGACCAATGCCTGCAGAACAGACGTCGCAAGTGGACGCTGGATGATTTAATAGCAGCCTGCGGCGATGCTATATACGAATACCAGGGTATTGATACCGGTGTAAGCCGCCGAACCGTTCAGGCCGATATAGAGATGATGCGCAGCAACAAGCTGGGTTACGAAGCGCCCATTGTGGTGGTTGATAAAAAGTATTATACCTATAGCGATAAAAATTACAGCATCACCAACAGTCCGCTAAACCAGCAGGATATGCAGGTGCTGAGCGAGGTTTCGGGTTTGTTAAAACAGTTTAAGGGGTTCAATCATTTTACCGATCTGAACGAGATGGTGAGTAAGCTGGAGGATAAGATCTACAGCCAGAAAACGCAGAGCTCACCGGTTATTGATTTTGAGAAGAACGATAACCTGAAAGGTTTGGAATGGATTGAAGTGATCCGCAAGGCTATTGTGGCTAAAAAGGCTATTTGTATTACCTATCAATCCTTTAAGGCACGCGAAGCCAGTACCTTTTGCTTTAGCGGATATTTGTTGAAAGAGTATCGTAACCGCTGGTTTGTATTAGGCATGCAGCACAAGCGCAATGCCCATATTATGACTTTAGCTTTAGACAGGATACAAGCTGTGGAAGTGGACGAAGAACCCTACCGCGAGAACCGCACGCTCGATCTGGCTACCTATTATAACGACTGCCTTGGGGTAACAAAATCACCCGGTCAGCGCGATTGCGAGGTTGTTTTTTGGGTGGATGCCGCTAATGCGCCGTACGTAATCACCAAGCCTTTGCACCATACACAAAAGGTTTTGAGCGAGGATGAAACCGGGAAAATATTTAGTATTAAAGTTATATTGAACTTTGAACTGGAACGGGAGTTATTGGGTTTTGGCGCTAAAATGCGTGTGCTGGGGCCAAGGATATTGGTAAAACAGATAAAGGCGCAGTTGGTTAAAACGTTGGCGAATTATGAAAACAACCAGGAGTAG